A genomic window from Exiguobacterium acetylicum DSM 20416 includes:
- the bcp gene encoding thioredoxin-dependent thiol peroxidase, with protein sequence MQAPTFTLPNAQGETISLEDYRGKKVVLYFYPKDSTPGCTTEACDFRDATQAFEENNTVILGVSADSQKRHQNFIAKYELPFQLLSDVDHEVCEQYGVWQLKKNYGKEYFGIVRSTFLIDESGEIVKEWRSVKVKDHVAEALQYVQEQK encoded by the coding sequence ATGCAAGCACCTACATTTACCCTTCCGAACGCACAAGGAGAAACGATTTCCCTCGAGGATTATCGTGGAAAAAAAGTCGTACTCTATTTCTATCCGAAGGATTCAACGCCTGGTTGTACGACCGAGGCATGTGATTTCCGTGATGCGACGCAAGCGTTCGAAGAAAATAACACGGTCATTCTCGGTGTTTCTGCTGATAGTCAGAAACGGCATCAAAACTTTATTGCAAAATACGAATTACCGTTCCAATTGTTATCAGATGTCGATCACGAAGTGTGTGAGCAATATGGCGTCTGGCAACTGAAAAAGAATTACGGTAAGGAATATTTTGGAATTGTTCGTTCGACTTTCCTGATTGATGAGTCCGGTGAAATCGTCAAGGAATGGCGCAGCGTAAAAGTAAAGGATCACGTCGCAGAAGCACTCCAGTACGTCCAAGAGCAGAAATGA
- a CDS encoding HesB/YadR/YfhF family protein codes for MKIHITDEALQYFKDEMEAKSGDTIRFFAKYGGSTDLTQGFSVGVHMEEVERAAVEEVVDGIHFVVSDQDDWLFQGQDVKVSIEHEEIVFSQAKE; via the coding sequence ATGAAAATTCATATTACAGATGAGGCATTACAATACTTTAAAGATGAGATGGAAGCAAAATCAGGAGATACGATTCGCTTCTTTGCAAAATATGGTGGCTCAACGGATTTAACACAAGGTTTCTCGGTTGGTGTTCATATGGAAGAAGTCGAACGGGCAGCGGTCGAAGAAGTTGTCGACGGCATCCACTTCGTCGTCTCGGATCAAGATGACTGGTTATTCCAAGGACAAGACGTCAAAGTTTCAATTGAACATGAAGAGATCGTCTTTTCACAAGCAAAGGAATAA